One Streptomyces fagopyri DNA window includes the following coding sequences:
- a CDS encoding carbohydrate ABC transporter permease, producing the protein MTLASATSRPAGHAPRRGGARRPPDHGAWFLVLPALIPILVLSVGPLLYGIALAFTDSQSGRTAPTRWIGGLNFQDLLHDTLFWDSFRIGLLWAVGVTVPQFLLALGLALLLHQELRFRWLARALAIVPWAMPEVVVGIIWRLVYNPDAGVLNETLHDLGLGDGRDWLSGLGTALPAVIVVGVWAGMPQTTVALLAGLQNTPRELHEAAAMDGAGAWRRFLTVTWPALRPVALAITALNLIWNFNSFALVYVLTNGGPGGRTRLPMLFAYEEAFRYGQFGYAAAMGCVMVAVISVILAIRLAVRLGGGEDT; encoded by the coding sequence ATGACCTTGGCGAGCGCGACGAGTCGGCCGGCCGGGCACGCGCCCCGCCGGGGCGGGGCCCGGCGCCCTCCCGATCACGGGGCCTGGTTCCTGGTGCTGCCGGCGCTGATCCCGATCCTGGTGCTCAGCGTCGGACCGCTGCTGTACGGGATCGCGCTGGCGTTCACCGACTCCCAGTCGGGCCGTACCGCCCCCACCCGGTGGATCGGGGGCCTCAACTTCCAGGACCTGCTGCACGACACCCTGTTCTGGGACTCGTTCCGGATCGGTCTGCTGTGGGCGGTCGGGGTGACCGTGCCCCAGTTCCTCCTCGCCCTCGGACTCGCCCTCCTGCTGCACCAGGAGCTCCGCTTCCGGTGGCTCGCCCGCGCCCTGGCGATCGTCCCGTGGGCCATGCCCGAGGTCGTCGTCGGCATCATCTGGCGACTCGTCTACAACCCCGACGCGGGCGTCCTCAACGAGACGCTGCACGACCTCGGCCTCGGCGACGGCCGTGACTGGCTCAGCGGCCTCGGCACCGCGCTGCCCGCGGTGATCGTCGTCGGCGTCTGGGCGGGCATGCCGCAGACCACGGTCGCGCTGCTCGCCGGACTCCAGAACACCCCGCGCGAACTCCACGAGGCGGCCGCGATGGACGGCGCGGGTGCCTGGCGCCGCTTCCTGACCGTCACCTGGCCCGCCCTGAGACCGGTCGCGCTCGCCATCACGGCACTCAACCTGATCTGGAACTTCAACTCCTTCGCCCTGGTCTACGTACTGACCAACGGCGGTCCCGGTGGCCGCACCCGCCTGCCGATGCTCTTCGCGTACGAAGAGGCCTTCCGATACGGACAGTTCGGCTACGCGGCGGCGATGGGCTGTGTGATGGTCGCGGTGATCTCGGTGATCCTCGCGATACGGCTGGCGGTCCGGCTGGGCGGGGGCGAGGACACGTGA
- a CDS encoding phosphotransferase enzyme family protein: protein MDEARARDVLAAAGVLPGPAGEAGLLALGENAVFAAGDLVVKVGRDAELLDRARRELAIAAWLADADVPAVRAAEAEALLVDGHPVTVWHRLAAPVRPAEPRDLAELLRVVHALPSPPFSLPPRELLGGVERWLRLAGDAIDPGDAAFLRARRDGFASAAAALTPHLPPGPIHGDALPRNVHVGPDGPVLVDLETFSADLREHDLVVMALSRDRYGLPADAYDSFTRVYGWDVRAWEGCSVLRGARETASCAWVAQHAPASPKALAEFERRVASLRDGDESVRWYPF, encoded by the coding sequence ATGGACGAGGCACGGGCGCGGGACGTACTGGCCGCGGCGGGCGTGCTGCCGGGGCCGGCCGGGGAGGCCGGCCTCCTCGCCCTGGGCGAGAACGCGGTGTTCGCCGCCGGTGACCTGGTGGTCAAGGTCGGCCGGGACGCCGAACTCCTCGACCGTGCCCGGCGGGAGCTGGCCATCGCGGCCTGGCTCGCCGACGCGGACGTCCCCGCGGTACGGGCGGCCGAGGCCGAGGCGCTGCTGGTGGACGGTCATCCGGTGACGGTGTGGCACCGGTTGGCGGCGCCCGTGCGCCCCGCCGAGCCGCGCGATCTGGCCGAACTGCTCCGGGTGGTGCACGCACTGCCCTCGCCCCCCTTCTCCCTGCCGCCCCGCGAGCTGCTGGGCGGTGTGGAGCGCTGGCTGCGTCTCGCCGGCGACGCGATCGACCCCGGGGACGCGGCATTTCTGCGCGCCCGGCGCGACGGCTTCGCGTCCGCCGCCGCCGCGCTCACACCGCACCTGCCCCCGGGCCCGATCCACGGTGACGCGCTGCCGCGCAACGTGCATGTCGGTCCCGACGGCCCGGTCCTGGTCGACCTGGAGACCTTCTCCGCCGATCTGCGCGAGCACGATCTGGTGGTCATGGCGCTCTCCCGGGACCGCTACGGGCTGCCCGCCGACGCCTACGACTCCTTCACCCGCGTTTACGGCTGGGACGTGCGCGCGTGGGAGGGCTGTTCCGTGCTGCGGGGTGCGCGGGAGACCGCGAGCTGTGCGTGGGTGGCCCAGCACGCCCCGGCCAGTCCCAAGGCGCTGGCCGAGTTCGAACGCCGGGTGGCGTCGCTGCGGGACGGGGACGAGTCGGTGCGCTGGTACCCGTTCTGA
- a CDS encoding 3'-5' exonuclease gives MGWHQELLIGFDLETTGTDPREARIVTGAVIEVRGGEPLGRREWLADPGVRIPADAVAVHGISNERAAAEGRPADQVADAIAEVLVGYWKTGVPVVAYNAAFDLTLLSAELRRHGLPSLRERLGGSDPAPVIDPYTIDRSVDRYRRGKRNLEAVCTEYGVELRAAHDASADALAAARLAGAIAGRHPKVAALGPAELHRRQIEWYAEWAADFQSFLRRKGDADAVVDGTWPLRDLADERV, from the coding sequence ATGGGCTGGCACCAGGAGCTGCTGATCGGCTTCGACCTGGAGACGACCGGGACCGATCCGCGCGAGGCGCGCATCGTCACGGGCGCCGTGATCGAGGTCAGAGGCGGAGAACCGCTGGGGCGCCGGGAATGGCTGGCCGATCCGGGCGTGCGGATCCCGGCCGACGCGGTCGCGGTGCACGGGATCTCGAACGAGCGTGCCGCCGCGGAGGGCCGCCCCGCCGACCAGGTCGCGGACGCGATCGCGGAGGTCCTCGTCGGGTACTGGAAGACGGGCGTCCCGGTGGTCGCGTACAACGCCGCGTTCGATCTGACCCTGCTCTCCGCCGAGCTGCGCAGGCACGGACTGCCCTCGCTGCGCGAGCGGCTCGGCGGGAGCGACCCCGCCCCGGTCATCGACCCGTACACGATCGACCGGTCCGTCGACCGCTACCGCCGCGGCAAACGCAACCTCGAAGCGGTGTGCACGGAGTACGGGGTGGAGCTGCGCGCGGCCCACGACGCCTCGGCCGACGCCCTCGCCGCGGCCCGGCTCGCCGGGGCGATAGCCGGCCGCCACCCGAAGGTCGCGGCTCTCGGCCCGGCGGAGCTGCACCGCCGCCAGATCGAGTGGTACGCCGAGTGGGCGGCGGACTTCCAGAGCTTCCTGCGCCGCAAGGGTGACGCGGACGCGGTGGTCGACGGGACCTGGCCGCTGCGGGACCTGGCCGACGAGCGGGTCTGA
- a CDS encoding SAV2148 family HEPN domain-containing protein produces the protein MGSGGLELPPGDEGHEGNSTDVPPGAVSLARPMEMGSIGPELDWGADAWREVRTRAQRAGRAYIWLNLVEQRLRAVVAAVLRPIYEPVHGDDWVVAAAGPAGQEWVQRAVAVREVSRRKGYLLDPADDNVLSFLTLPQLRELMVQHWPCFEPYFDERRDVELALDELEVTRNVVSRNRALSEAVLGQAERAAGKLLGILGAGSDTPSARRLPVDAVEDLVGDRYADVVGVHSDRVRLLRQFPAEDLFGGARRLDAIGIGLNLLVQNFSGRRLVRLAESGCRVRLLFLNPASSAVKRRERELAIKRGELSRAVEMNILHMRRVRARLRDPGAFEIQVYDETPRFTAYLVDGDGSDGVAVVQSYLRRARGMEAPVLVLRGGSRVVKPDEIGEEGLFPTYREEFEVAWADSRPVS, from the coding sequence GTGGGCTCGGGAGGGCTGGAGTTGCCTCCTGGTGACGAGGGTCACGAGGGGAACTCCACAGATGTCCCACCCGGCGCGGTGTCCCTGGCGCGGCCGATGGAGATGGGATCCATCGGACCGGAACTGGACTGGGGCGCCGACGCCTGGCGCGAGGTGCGTACGCGCGCCCAGCGGGCCGGGCGCGCCTACATCTGGCTGAACCTGGTCGAACAGCGGCTGCGCGCGGTCGTGGCCGCTGTTCTGCGCCCCATCTACGAGCCCGTCCACGGCGACGACTGGGTGGTCGCGGCGGCGGGCCCCGCCGGACAGGAGTGGGTGCAGCGCGCGGTCGCCGTGCGCGAGGTCAGCCGGCGCAAGGGCTACCTGCTCGACCCCGCCGACGACAACGTGCTGAGCTTCCTGACCCTGCCGCAGCTGCGCGAGCTGATGGTGCAGCACTGGCCGTGCTTCGAGCCCTACTTCGACGAGCGCCGGGACGTCGAACTCGCCCTGGACGAGCTGGAAGTCACCCGGAACGTGGTCTCGCGCAACCGGGCCCTGTCCGAGGCGGTGCTGGGCCAGGCCGAGCGGGCCGCCGGAAAGCTCCTGGGGATACTCGGTGCCGGCAGCGACACCCCCTCCGCGCGGAGGCTGCCCGTCGACGCCGTCGAGGACCTGGTCGGCGACCGGTACGCGGACGTGGTCGGGGTCCACTCCGACCGGGTGAGGCTGCTGCGGCAGTTCCCCGCGGAGGACCTCTTCGGTGGAGCCCGCCGCCTCGACGCCATCGGCATCGGCCTGAACCTGCTGGTGCAGAACTTCTCCGGGCGGCGGCTGGTGCGGCTCGCCGAGTCCGGCTGCCGGGTCAGGCTGCTGTTCCTCAACCCGGCCTCCAGCGCGGTCAAGCGCCGCGAGCGCGAACTCGCCATCAAGCGGGGTGAGCTGAGCCGGGCCGTCGAGATGAACATCCTGCACATGCGGAGAGTCCGGGCCCGGCTGCGGGACCCGGGCGCGTTCGAGATCCAGGTGTACGACGAGACACCGCGCTTCACGGCCTATCTCGTCGACGGCGACGGCTCGGACGGCGTGGCCGTCGTGCAGTCGTATCTGCGTCGCGCGCGTGGCATGGAGGCGCCGGTGCTGGTGCTGCGCGGCGGCAGCCGGGTGGTCAAACCGGACGAGATCGGCGAAGAGGGGCTCTTCCCGACATACCGCGAGGAGTTCGAGGTGGCCTGGGCCGATTCGCGGCCGGTGTCCTGA
- a CDS encoding copper amine oxidase, whose amino-acid sequence MRVNRNSRARSRAAVGLSVAALAVGATTAAGPAVAQQKSAPAAAASCSTAYKIEQKLSTGTTWRMCWHYESEAGLVLENISYQPKGEAQPIKVLTSAKLGQIHVPYDDGKAEYDDLTGAGFGQGLMKMAPGECPGGTIKTVKIPNAWDPQHPNVNGLCTTTRSRGHAYRMEADTGNKVYQTQGKDLLIYTVNKVGWYEYITEWRFQDDGAVSMNIGATGSLSPGDYDAGDGRGWPIGNGARAYATSHSHNVFWRLDFGLDGSSKSKIEQYDSVVSPPRNGNEGPTNKTTRTKITKELAGDAKNMRWWRVVSATGKNKDNHARSYEIVPGATTKYLGRSFTKHDLYFTEYKKCEQFASNNLLNCGAGAGRSVDKYVNGQTLTHPIVWVNVGFHHIARDEDQQPMPVHWQGFSIAPRDVTAMNPLTPPELADQNGHVENGS is encoded by the coding sequence ATGCGCGTGAACAGAAACAGCCGTGCCCGCAGCCGGGCGGCGGTGGGCCTGTCGGTGGCCGCGCTGGCCGTCGGCGCCACGACGGCCGCGGGTCCGGCCGTCGCCCAGCAGAAGTCCGCCCCGGCGGCAGCGGCCAGTTGCAGCACGGCCTACAAGATCGAGCAGAAGCTCTCCACCGGCACCACCTGGCGCATGTGCTGGCACTACGAGAGCGAGGCCGGGCTCGTCCTGGAGAACATCTCGTACCAGCCCAAGGGCGAGGCCCAGCCGATCAAGGTCCTCACCAGCGCCAAGCTCGGCCAGATCCACGTCCCCTACGACGACGGCAAGGCCGAGTACGACGACCTGACGGGTGCCGGCTTCGGCCAGGGCCTGATGAAGATGGCGCCGGGCGAGTGCCCCGGCGGCACCATCAAGACGGTGAAGATCCCCAATGCCTGGGACCCGCAGCACCCGAACGTCAACGGCCTGTGCACCACGACCCGTTCGCGTGGTCACGCCTACCGCATGGAGGCCGACACGGGGAACAAGGTCTACCAGACCCAGGGCAAGGACCTGTTGATCTACACCGTCAACAAGGTCGGCTGGTACGAGTACATCACCGAGTGGCGCTTCCAGGACGACGGCGCCGTCAGCATGAACATCGGCGCCACCGGCAGCCTCTCGCCCGGCGACTACGACGCGGGCGACGGCCGCGGCTGGCCCATCGGCAACGGTGCGAGGGCGTACGCCACCAGCCACAGCCACAACGTCTTCTGGCGGCTCGACTTCGGCCTGGACGGCTCCTCCAAGAGCAAGATCGAGCAGTACGACTCGGTGGTCAGCCCGCCCCGCAACGGCAACGAGGGCCCGACCAACAAGACCACCCGCACCAAGATCACCAAGGAACTCGCGGGGGACGCGAAGAACATGCGCTGGTGGCGCGTGGTCAGCGCCACCGGCAAGAACAAGGACAACCACGCCCGCTCCTACGAGATCGTCCCCGGGGCCACCACCAAGTACCTCGGCCGCAGCTTCACCAAGCACGACCTGTACTTCACCGAGTACAAGAAGTGCGAGCAGTTCGCCAGCAACAACCTGCTCAACTGCGGAGCGGGTGCGGGCAGGTCCGTCGACAAGTACGTCAACGGGCAGACCCTCACTCACCCCATCGTCTGGGTCAACGTGGGCTTCCACCACATCGCGCGCGACGAGGACCAGCAGCCCATGCCGGTCCACTGGCAGGGCTTCTCCATCGCTCCGCGCGACGTCACAGCTATGAATCCGCTCACTCCGCCGGAGCTGGCCGACCAGAACGGGCATGTGGAAAACGGTAGTTGA
- a CDS encoding Tat pathway signal sequence domain protein has translation MRKIVHRHLGKVVAGAAIAVAGTAVMVGITLPGSAGAEEPGRGSAGAAPGQAGSGQEQGQGQSAVRPGVVERAPAQGDKGTGRDPLTDDETARVERIAVNRQLFGSSENVEGGRGPQRIGVDLAEPEENELDDPGAPRRADVTFYDYRNDTLVTRTVNLDTGKVERTDTQHGVQPPLGRDEMTEAAELLIADPLGAGLRADYKDATGKELTSPDQLTLNSMVYRATPGAQPGLLAKCGEHRCVRLFPKVRNGSWIDSRDLVIDLSARKVGKLG, from the coding sequence GTGCGCAAGATAGTGCACCGCCATCTGGGAAAAGTGGTGGCCGGTGCGGCCATCGCGGTGGCCGGGACGGCCGTGATGGTCGGGATCACCCTGCCGGGCTCGGCGGGGGCCGAAGAACCGGGCCGGGGCTCGGCCGGAGCCGCCCCCGGGCAGGCGGGATCGGGGCAGGAACAGGGACAAGGGCAGTCGGCCGTGCGGCCCGGCGTCGTCGAGCGGGCCCCGGCGCAGGGCGACAAGGGCACCGGCCGTGACCCGCTGACCGACGACGAGACCGCCCGCGTCGAACGGATCGCGGTGAACCGGCAGTTGTTCGGTTCCAGTGAGAACGTCGAGGGGGGCCGGGGCCCGCAGCGCATCGGTGTCGACCTCGCCGAGCCGGAGGAGAACGAACTCGACGACCCCGGGGCACCGCGCCGCGCGGACGTCACGTTCTACGACTACCGCAACGACACGCTCGTCACCCGGACCGTCAACCTCGACACCGGGAAGGTGGAGCGGACGGACACCCAGCACGGGGTCCAGCCGCCACTGGGCCGCGACGAGATGACCGAGGCGGCCGAACTGCTCATCGCCGACCCGCTCGGCGCGGGCCTGCGGGCCGACTACAAGGACGCCACCGGCAAGGAACTCACCTCGCCCGACCAGCTCACGCTGAACAGCATGGTCTACCGGGCGACCCCGGGCGCCCAGCCCGGCCTCCTCGCGAAGTGCGGCGAGCACCGCTGCGTGAGGCTCTTCCCGAAGGTCAGGAACGGGTCCTGGATCGACAGCCGTGACCTGGTGATCGATCTGAGCGCCCGCAAGGTCGGCAAACTCGGCTGA
- the glgX gene encoding glycogen debranching protein GlgX, with amino-acid sequence MQVWPGEAYPLGATYDGAGTNFAVFSEAADRIELCLLHDDGSETAVELRESDAFVRHAYLPGIMPGQRYGFRVHGPYAPERGQRVNSAKLLLDPYARAISGSITWGEEVYGYPFGSPDKRNDLDSAPHTMTSVVVNPYFDWGDDRRPRTEYHHTVIYEAHVKGLTMQHPALPDELRGTYAALAHPAIIEHLTELGVTALELMPVHQFVNDHRLVDMGLNNYWGYNTIGFFAPHNTYASWGDRGQQVLEFKSAVRALHEAGIEVILDVVYNHTAEGNHLGPTLSFRGLDNASYYRLADDPRYYMDTTGTGNSLLMRSPHVLQLIMDSLRYWVTEMHVDGFRFDLAATLARQFHEVDRLSSFFDLVQQDPVVSQVKLIAEPWDVGEGGYQVGNFPPLWTEWNGKYRDTVRDLWRGEPRTLAEFASRLTGSSDLYQDDGRRPLASINFVTCHDGFTLNDLVSYNNKRNQANGEDNRDGEGHNRSWNCGVEGETDDEDVLALRARQRRNIIATLMLSQGVPMLSHGDEFARTQGGNNNAYCQDSELAWVPWPQDGGELLDFTRAMVWLRRDHPVFRRRRFFHGRPVQGTHDELSDIAWFTPAGAEMTQQDWGATQTHALSVFLNGNAISEPGPRGEHIADDSFLLLFNASPRTLEFVVPVDHGRQWQVVVDTALPEGPVPGTGAKVQAGDRLTLIDRSLTVLQRPAQDL; translated from the coding sequence ATGCAGGTCTGGCCTGGTGAGGCATATCCACTCGGTGCCACGTACGACGGCGCCGGTACCAATTTCGCGGTCTTCTCGGAGGCCGCCGACCGGATCGAGCTGTGTCTTCTGCACGACGACGGCTCGGAGACGGCGGTGGAACTGCGCGAGAGCGACGCGTTCGTACGGCACGCGTACCTGCCCGGGATCATGCCCGGACAGCGGTACGGGTTCCGGGTGCACGGGCCGTACGCGCCCGAGCGCGGACAGCGCGTCAACTCCGCCAAGCTGCTGCTCGATCCGTACGCGCGTGCGATAAGTGGCTCGATCACCTGGGGCGAGGAGGTGTACGGCTACCCCTTCGGGTCCCCCGACAAGCGCAACGACCTGGACTCGGCGCCGCACACCATGACGTCGGTCGTGGTCAACCCGTACTTCGACTGGGGTGACGACCGGCGCCCGCGCACCGAGTACCACCACACCGTCATCTACGAGGCCCATGTGAAAGGCCTCACGATGCAGCATCCGGCACTGCCCGACGAACTGCGCGGCACGTACGCGGCACTCGCGCACCCCGCGATCATCGAGCACCTGACGGAACTGGGCGTGACGGCACTGGAACTGATGCCGGTGCACCAGTTCGTGAACGACCACCGTCTGGTGGACATGGGGCTCAACAACTACTGGGGCTACAACACCATCGGCTTCTTCGCCCCGCACAACACGTACGCCTCCTGGGGCGATCGCGGCCAGCAGGTCCTGGAGTTCAAGTCCGCGGTCCGGGCGCTGCACGAGGCCGGGATCGAGGTCATCCTGGACGTGGTCTACAACCACACGGCCGAGGGCAACCATCTCGGCCCGACGCTGTCCTTCAGGGGTCTCGACAACGCCTCGTACTACCGTCTGGCGGACGATCCCCGCTACTACATGGACACCACGGGCACCGGCAACTCCCTCCTGATGCGCTCCCCGCACGTGCTCCAGCTCATCATGGACTCGCTGCGCTACTGGGTCACCGAGATGCACGTCGACGGCTTCCGCTTCGACCTCGCGGCGACGCTGGCCCGGCAGTTCCACGAGGTGGACCGGCTGTCGTCCTTCTTCGACCTGGTGCAGCAGGACCCGGTGGTCTCCCAGGTGAAGCTGATCGCCGAGCCCTGGGACGTCGGCGAGGGCGGCTACCAGGTGGGCAACTTCCCCCCGCTGTGGACGGAGTGGAACGGCAAGTACCGCGACACCGTCCGTGACCTGTGGCGCGGGGAGCCGCGCACGCTCGCCGAGTTCGCCTCCCGGCTGACGGGGTCCTCGGACCTCTACCAGGACGACGGCCGCCGTCCGCTCGCCTCCATCAACTTCGTCACCTGCCACGACGGGTTCACGCTCAACGACCTCGTCTCCTACAACAACAAGCGCAACCAGGCCAACGGAGAGGACAACCGCGACGGCGAGGGTCACAACCGCTCGTGGAACTGCGGGGTCGAGGGCGAGACCGACGACGAGGACGTGCTCGCCCTGCGGGCCCGTCAGAGGCGCAACATCATCGCGACGCTGATGCTCTCCCAGGGTGTGCCGATGCTCAGCCACGGCGACGAGTTCGCCCGCACCCAGGGCGGCAACAACAACGCGTACTGCCAGGACAGCGAGCTCGCGTGGGTGCCGTGGCCGCAGGACGGCGGCGAACTGCTCGACTTCACCCGCGCGATGGTGTGGCTGCGCCGGGACCACCCGGTCTTCCGGCGCCGCCGCTTCTTCCACGGCCGTCCGGTCCAGGGCACGCACGACGAACTGTCCGACATCGCGTGGTTCACCCCGGCGGGCGCCGAGATGACCCAGCAGGACTGGGGGGCGACGCAGACACACGCGCTGTCCGTCTTCCTCAACGGCAACGCGATCTCCGAACCGGGCCCGCGCGGGGAGCACATCGCCGACGACTCCTTCCTTCTCCTGTTCAACGCCTCGCCGAGGACGCTGGAGTTCGTGGTGCCCGTCGACCACGGACGGCAGTGGCAGGTGGTGGTCGACACCGCCCTCCCGGAGGGCCCCGTGCCGGGCACCGGCGCCAAGGTCCAGGCCGGGGACCGGCTGACCCTGATCGACCGGAGCCTGACGGTGCTGCAACGGCCCGCCCAGGACCTCTGA
- the treY gene encoding malto-oligosyltrehalose synthase, whose product MTPERPEREIPDSTVPAAPTATYRLQLQPGFPFSAAEAAVPYLASLGVSHLHLSPVLEAVPGSAHGYDVVDHTRVREELGGEPGLRSLARTARAHGLGLVVDIVPNHMAMTPRHNHPLWEVLREGPQSPYARWFDIDWDAQGGRLLLPVLGGRLGTEIDRFEVDGDVLRYHDHVFPLREGTRELPLPQLLDAQWYRPVWWRLARTELNYRRFFSISELVGVRVEDPEVFAATHGKILELLADGVVEGLRVDHPDGLADPDAYLRRLHEATGGRWTVVEKILADGEPLPAAWPVAGTTGYDALRQVDGLFTDPAGADELLVQYRRFAAPRADQGGSWEATVRRAAYKVITQELATEFDRLTRVAERLCARSLDPALRDHAPWALGAALRELLVRVDVYRPYPSTDASAVVTAEAAAEARAVFTVPEEAHAVDVVRDLVLGRGGDGPEHAEFRARFAQTSSALRAKSVEDTAFYRYVPLLSANEVGGDPGAPAVSPEDFHAYCSRLQRDWPGTGTALSTHDTKRSADVRAALSVLTQCPRRWGDLLAEVTPEGAADAAGRQLAWAAWQTVFGLGPADADRVQGALLKHAREAGLHTAWTEQDPAYEAAVAEFVAAGPCGEPGRRVADFRAGLAPHVRANVLGAALVQLTMPGVPDVYQGTEDEYLALVDPDNRKPFVPPRPSARGDGEVSEKAALTTAALRLRGRRPDVFGDKASYAPLTAAGPGAGHCVAFARSGEVVSAVTRLSSRLSDEGGWRDTRLALPVGRWVDLLTPGREFTGHARMTELFERLPVALLERVGERGPADHTAGG is encoded by the coding sequence ATGACACCTGAGCGTCCCGAACGGGAGATCCCGGACTCGACGGTTCCCGCCGCGCCCACCGCAACGTACCGGCTCCAGCTGCAACCGGGGTTCCCCTTCTCCGCCGCCGAGGCCGCCGTGCCGTACCTGGCGTCGCTCGGCGTCTCCCATCTGCACCTGTCCCCCGTCCTGGAGGCCGTCCCGGGCTCGGCGCACGGCTACGACGTGGTCGACCACACCCGCGTACGGGAAGAACTGGGCGGCGAACCGGGGCTGCGCTCCCTGGCCCGCACGGCGCGCGCGCACGGGCTCGGGCTGGTCGTGGACATCGTGCCCAACCACATGGCCATGACCCCGCGCCACAACCACCCGCTGTGGGAGGTGCTGCGCGAGGGGCCCCAGTCGCCCTACGCGCGCTGGTTCGACATCGACTGGGACGCGCAGGGCGGGCGGCTGCTGCTGCCGGTGCTCGGCGGCCGCCTCGGCACGGAGATCGACCGGTTCGAGGTGGACGGCGACGTACTGCGCTACCACGACCACGTGTTCCCGCTGCGCGAGGGCACGCGGGAGCTGCCGCTGCCACAGCTCCTGGACGCTCAGTGGTACCGCCCGGTCTGGTGGCGGCTGGCCCGCACCGAGTTGAACTACCGCCGGTTCTTCAGCATCTCGGAACTCGTCGGGGTGCGTGTCGAGGACCCGGAGGTGTTCGCCGCGACCCACGGCAAGATCCTGGAGCTGCTGGCCGACGGCGTGGTCGAGGGGCTGCGCGTCGACCATCCGGACGGCCTGGCGGACCCGGACGCGTATCTGCGCCGTCTGCACGAGGCGACCGGCGGACGCTGGACGGTCGTCGAGAAGATCCTCGCGGACGGCGAGCCGCTGCCCGCCGCCTGGCCGGTCGCGGGCACCACCGGCTACGACGCGCTGCGGCAGGTCGACGGCCTCTTCACGGACCCGGCGGGTGCGGATGAACTCCTCGTCCAGTACCGGCGGTTCGCGGCCCCGCGGGCCGATCAGGGCGGCTCCTGGGAGGCGACGGTACGCCGCGCTGCGTACAAGGTGATCACACAGGAGCTGGCCACCGAGTTCGACCGCCTCACGCGGGTGGCGGAGCGCCTGTGCGCCCGCTCCCTCGACCCGGCCCTGCGCGACCACGCTCCCTGGGCCCTGGGTGCCGCGCTGCGCGAACTCCTCGTGCGGGTCGACGTCTACCGGCCGTATCCCTCCACGGACGCCTCCGCCGTCGTCACCGCGGAGGCCGCCGCCGAGGCCCGGGCGGTCTTCACCGTGCCGGAGGAGGCGCACGCCGTGGACGTCGTACGGGACCTGGTCCTCGGGCGGGGCGGGGACGGACCTGAACACGCGGAGTTCCGGGCGCGGTTCGCCCAGACCTCCTCGGCCCTGCGGGCCAAGTCCGTCGAGGACACGGCGTTCTACCGCTACGTACCCCTGCTGTCGGCCAACGAGGTGGGCGGCGACCCGGGGGCTCCGGCCGTTTCCCCCGAGGACTTCCACGCCTACTGCTCGCGCCTGCAACGCGACTGGCCCGGCACCGGAACGGCCCTGTCCACCCACGACACGAAACGCAGCGCGGACGTGCGCGCGGCCCTGTCCGTGCTCACCCAGTGCCCGCGCCGGTGGGGCGACCTCCTCGCCGAGGTCACGCCGGAGGGAGCGGCGGACGCGGCCGGCCGTCAGCTGGCGTGGGCGGCGTGGCAGACGGTGTTCGGGCTGGGCCCGGCCGACGCGGACCGCGTCCAGGGCGCGCTCCTGAAGCACGCCAGGGAGGCGGGCCTGCACACCGCCTGGACCGAGCAGGACCCCGCGTACGAGGCGGCGGTCGCGGAGTTCGTCGCGGCCGGCCCCTGCGGGGAACCCGGGAGGCGGGTGGCCGACTTCCGCGCGGGGCTCGCGCCGCACGTCCGGGCGAACGTCCTGGGGGCCGCCCTGGTGCAGCTGACCATGCCGGGGGTGCCGGACGTCTACCAGGGCACCGAGGACGAGTACCTGGCGCTGGTGGACCCGGACAACCGGAAGCCGTTCGTACCGCCGCGGCCTTCGGCGCGGGGTGACGGGGAGGTCTCCGAGAAGGCGGCACTCACCACAGCGGCGCTCCGGCTGCGCGGGCGGCGCCCCGACGTCTTCGGCGACAAGGCGTCGTACGCGCCGCTGACCGCGGCGGGTCCGGGTGCCGGACACTGCGTGGCGTTCGCGCGCTCCGGGGAGGTGGTCTCGGCGGTCACCCGGCTGTCGTCGCGGCTGTCGGACGAGGGCGGCTGGCGCGACACGCGTCTCGCGCTGCCCGTGGGGCGCTGGGTGGATCTGCTCACCCCGGGACGGGAGTTCACGGGCCACGCGCGCATGACGGAGCTCTTCGAGCGGTTGCCGGTGGCACTGCTGGAGCGCGTCGGCGAACGCGGTCCCGCGGACCACACGGCAGGCGGCTGA